GAAGGTGAAAAAGCAAGCAGTGGCGTTGCGCACGCTGACAATGTTGCGCCTTCGTTGTTGGGTGGATTTACCATTGCTTCGCTTCAAAAGAAAACAATCAAAATAAAAGCACCTCAACAACTCACAATGGTTTTAGTGAAACCTCACATGACACTTGAGACAAAAAAATCCCGAGCAGTGTTGCCAAAAACAATTTCACTCTCAGATTGCTCACGCCAGGGAAGCTATATTGCGGGCCTTGTAGCGGGCATGTGTCTTCGCAATTTTTCGCTCATTCAAGATTTTCTTCAAGATGATATTGTGGAGCCAGCGCGTAAAAAACTTATTCCACACTTTACTTTTATAAAAGCCTTGGCACTTGAACATGGCGCTCTTGCTTGTAGCATTGCTGGCGCTGGGCCAGCTCTCTTCGTGCTTGCAGAAGGGAATGGGCAGGCATCTCACGTTGCTCGTATACTGGAAAAAGAATTGAAAAACAAAAAGCCTGGGTTTGATATTTGGATTTCCCGGATTGACAATCAAGGAGCAAGGATATTGCATCAATAATATGGAACATATTTTTTACACCAGTTCGCGCAGTAAACAAAAAGTGACTTTTTCCGAGGCCATTTTTTCGGGGCAAGCTTCGGATGGAGGTTTGTTTTTTCCCATAGCTCTCCCAAAGCTTCAGCAAAAAGATTTGGGAGATTTAAAAAAACTCACTTTTGCGGAGCTTTCATTTTTTCTTACCACAGCTTGGCTTGGCGCTGAGTTTGGTGAGGAAGTGTGCAATGATATTTCATCCGCGGCTCACAATTTTCCACTCCCTTTTTCAGAAATAAGAAAAAATCGTTTTGTCTTAGAACTTTTTCATGGCCCAACGCAAAGCTTTAAAGATGTGGGTGCTCGTTTTCTTGCACAATGTATGAAACACGTTTTGAAAAAGCGTTCAGAAGAACTCACAATTCTCACTGCAACTTCTGGAGACACGGGAAGTGCTGTTGCAGATGCATTTGCGGGAATGTCGGAAGTGAGAACATTTATTTTATTTCCCGATGGTCAAATTAGCGATGTTCAGCGTCAGCAAATTTGT
The Deltaproteobacteria bacterium CG11_big_fil_rev_8_21_14_0_20_42_23 genome window above contains:
- a CDS encoding homoserine kinase: MKKNKSIIAYAPASIANVGPGFDCLGLAVHGLGDLVKAELIEGSSLRISNMSGKSDGIPLVAAKNTASVAVKALLKHIGVKIGIALEIEKGIPAGSGLGSSAASSAAAVFAVSELLNLKISKEDLVVFAAEGEKASSGVAHADNVAPSLLGGFTIASLQKKTIKIKAPQQLTMVLVKPHMTLETKKSRAVLPKTISLSDCSRQGSYIAGLVAGMCLRNFSLIQDFLQDDIVEPARKKLIPHFTFIKALALEHGALACSIAGAGPALFVLAEGNGQASHVARILEKELKNKKPGFDIWISRIDNQGARILHQ